Below is a genomic region from Primulina eburnea isolate SZY01 chromosome 9, ASM2296580v1, whole genome shotgun sequence.
GCCGAAAGAATGAACCGGACAATCATGGAACGTGTTCGGAGTATGCTCAGTATGGCTAAACTGCCAAAGTCATTCTGGGGAGAAGCAGTCAGAACCGCCTGTTACCTGATCAACAGATCACCATCAGTACCACTGAATTTTGAAGTTCCGGAGAAACTGTGGTCTGGAAAGGATCCATCATACTCACACTTAAGAGTATTTGGATGTTTGGCGTACGCACATATATCCAAGGAGCTCAGACAAAAGCTTGATGCAAGGACCACTCCATGCATTTTCATTGGCTATGGAGATGAAGAATTTGGATACAGACTATGGGATCCAAAGGAGAAAAGGGTGATCAGAAGTAGGGACATTGTGTTCCATGAAAGCCAGACAATAGAAGATATTGAAAAATCTACAATGTCTCAGAAGTCAAATGTTGGTGCTCTAAATTCAGATGCAGCACTAAAACCGTTCGATATAGTGACAGAATACATGCCAGAAGCAGAAGCTGAGGAAGAAGGGGGTGTTGAGCAGGGGGAGCCACAACCCACTCCACAAGATGTTCCAGGACCATCACAAGGCCCAGATGATGGTGAATCTTCTCAGACTATTCCAGAAGTTTGTAGGTCTGAACGAGGACGGATTTCATCTAAAAGATATACGGAATCCGAGTACCTTCTGCTTACTGAAGATGGAGAACCAGAGAGTTTCCAAGAAGCACTATCTCATAAGGACAAAGAAACATTGTTGTCAGCAATGCAAGATGAGATGGAATCTCTGCAGAAGAATCACACTTATGAGATCGTAGAACTTCCAAAAGGGAAGAAGGCACTAAGAAACAAATGGGTGTTCAAGATGAAGAAAGATGACAGCGGACAAATAGTGAAATACAAAGCACGCTTGGTAGTCAGAGGATTCCAACAGAAGAAAGGAATTGACTTTGATGAGATATTTTCACCAGTAGTCAAGATGACGTCAATCCGAGTTATACTTGGCTTGGTAGCAAGTATGAACTTGGAGCTTGAACAGATGGACGTGAAGACAGCTTTTCTTCACGGAGATTTaaaagaagaaatctatatggaGCAGCCAGAAGGTTTTGAGGTTTCACGTGATAACCTCGTTTGCAACTAAAGCAGGCACCAAggcagtggtacaagaagtttgaCTCATGCATGGCAAGTCAAGGCTATATGAAAACTGCTGCAGATGAGTGCGTttacattcaaaaattttcagaCGGGAGTTTCGTTGCTCTTCTACTTTATGTAGACGATATTATGATCGTGGGAAAGGATGCAACGAAGATTAGTCAGTTGAAGAATGAACTCTGTAAGTCTTTTGAAATGAAGGACTTAGGACCATCTCAACAGATTTTGGGAATGCAGATTGTTCGAGACAGAAACAACCAACGGTTATGGTTATCTCAGGAGAATTACATTGAACGTGTGCTCGAGAGGTTCAACATGAACAACGCCAAACCAGTCAGCATTCCACTTGCCAATCATTTCAAGATGAGCAAGAGTGCATGTCCTTTATCCAAGAAAGAGATCTGGGAAATGTCATCAATACCATATTCTTCAGCTGTTGGAAGTTTGATGTATGCAATGGTATGCACAAGGCCAGATATTGCTCATGCAGTGGGAAAGGTGAGTCGTTTTCTCTCCAACCCTGGGAAGCAGCATTGGGAGGCAGTAAAGTAGATTCTCAGGTATCTAAAGGTTACTACTAAATTAAATCTTTGTTACGGGGGAGCTGATCCAATATTGGAGGGCTATACGGATTCAGATATGACCGAAGATATTGATAGTAGCAAATCTACTTCAGGATATATCTACACTTTCGCGGGGGGAGCTGTCTCATGACAGTCACGACTGCAGAAGTGTGTTGCTTTATCCACAACAGAAGCAGAGTATATTGTTGTCGCTGAAGCTGGGAAAGAAATGTTGTGGCTAAAGCGATATCTTCAAGAACTTGGAATCAAGCAGAAAGAGTACAAGGTACATTGTGACAGTCAAAGTGCTCTCGACTTAAGCAAGAACTCCATGTACCATTCCCGTACAAAGCATATTGATATTCGATATCATTGGATACGTGAAGTTATGGATCGACAACTGTTGAGACTAGTTAAGATTCATACGAAGGAGAATCCAGCAGATATGTTGACAAAAGTGGAAACTCCAGAAAAGTTAGAGCTATGCAGAGATATAGCTGGAATGCTTGTTTTGAATATGGCTGGAGGGGGAGAATTGAAGAACTCAAATTGGAATTCTCCAGTCACCATCTAGAAGGTCTACGGTAGGTGCAACCATTGTTGATTCTCCAATGGCTGCAACTACCGTTCACACCCGTTAACATGTGAAGAATAtcctctataaatagaggcttcATCTTGTTGTTTAAATTATCACATTCCCAGTTGAAGAATCCCAATCCCAAGTAGAGGAGAGTGTTGCGAGAATCTGAGAGTTTTTATTTCTTTCTGTAAATTCAAACTATGAATTGAATAGATTgatttttttctctcaaattagTTTGATCTTTGATAGTTTAATACCCAACAATTAATTGTGTGTGCCGCATGTGTGCTTTTCAATCAGAGGAGTCAATTCGAGTACATGgataaaaatgaaagaaaaaaatattcagAACCGAGAATTGCATCGTAGGCTTCAAAATGACTAGATCAAACATATTTGTAGTTCACATGAGGATGAATAGTGGAATTCAACAACTTTTTAATCACCTGTCTTTTATTTATGAGTAgctctcttgtgagacgatctcacgaatctttatctgtgagacgggtcaaccctaccaatattcacaataaaaattaatactcttagcataaaaaataataagctcatgaatgacctaaataagagatctgtctcacaaaatacgacccgtgagagcgtcttacacaagtttttgtctttatttatatatatttttaaaatttaattaagtgatttttttttaacaaatttaattatatatatattttaacatTTAGTTAtgtgtaattataatttttttattatgataaattttattGATGAAGTTACCAACTTTCACCGACAATTATACATGCTGCGTACTGTGCCCGGTGAAGTGCTTGGAGGGGACAAACACTGTGTGGGTAAGTTGGTCAAAGGGTTACAACCATGGATTTAAACGGATTTAAATTGGATGGGGCAAGTCTGagttttccaaattttaaatatattgggTCTGCTACCCTATTTATTGTCATCCTTATATTGATTCGAGCTGactcaaaaaatatttaatatatattctaaattatctaatttgaacaaaactcgaATATGttccaaaaaaatttttttaattgaattcaatatcaaattatattgtTCGATAGTTTGTAAACCATTCAAagaactttaatattttattaaaaaaatatacttACATATTAAATAGATACTTTTAGACCTTTATTTTGAAATAACCCGCGAACATGTTCGATTATTTCTAGTTGAGCCTTGATTCGATCCAAATTAGAACTTAAGCATTGATTTGAATCAAACTCGagcaaaaatattaaaattttgatgATAATCAACTCAATTTAGTTCGTTTACACTCTGATTGATTCCAACTAAAATGAAACATGTAAAGTTCCCTGGGTTGTCCCCATGGCTCAATATCATCAAAGCCGGAATTGGCCCGATTGATTATACCTTGCGTATGGTAGATGAgttacaaaatatatatatagtgaaattaacaaattttaaataaacatgcatatataatcTGAATAGTTTCAATGCTTTGtatatcaatttaattaaagcaTAAGAAACATTTTACTCGTAAACTATACATCTATATATTCTATCTAATTAATTATGACGTATTATTGTGGAGGTGGCGCCTCTAGGCGGATGTAATCATACATAACCCCATTAAATGGACCTTGTACTCTTGTTTGCGTTAGATATATTGTGTTCCTTCCATTCACAAATCGGGAACCTGATATTTTCACACTATATAGAGAGTAAAGTCCATGAATTCCATGTCTTGCAATTGCATTATCCCTCCCTATTTGCTTCGTCGTAAATTCGGCACGCTTCGCGGATGGGTTGTTGATCCTCACCTGTAAATTGTGCAAGAAAATAAGATGAAATCGTATTACTATCAATGAAgcttttattcttttttttttttaaatgaaaactATCAATATCGTTACTCAAACaacatatatattaatatcTGACGAAGATATTATGCAAAATTTGATGATGTTATTTTGCATACTTGTATTTCGGCAAGGCTGGCGGATGCCAGTGCTAGCCTGAGAGTGTAGGTTCCTTTCTCGATCACATTTTTCAGATCAAAGACAATTTTCCATGCGGTGGGTTTATACATATTCTTTCCTGTTTTCCTGGAAAATAAAGTAAATCCTAGAATAAGTGAGATCGTAAGTActgatttaaaaaattataattggaGTTAATATGATCATAATTCATTTGTACATTGTAAAGAAGAAGATGAGTTAATTACCTATTTGCATGGGCAAAAAACCAGTGTTTTCGATAATCGCTAACACCAATTCTGTAGACAACATCTTTAGTAGGATTCAAAACAGCATATCTTTCCCATAACCCGTATTGCCGAAACCTGGATTCAAACAATATTTACGCTGTTAACTGCATCGATCTTATCTTAATGATTGAGATATTTTTACATAGAACATCTTACGTTTAACTTACTTTTCTGTGTTGTTGATGAACAGATGGGTCACAAGCCTGGGGTTTGGATGAGGCACGTAGAATTCAGCAGCCGAACGATCGGGGATCCCGATTTCCCAGAGAGTTGGACCATTTCTTGGAGGATCATATACGATGTTACCTACTTTGACTTTGCTTCCTGgtaacatgaaaaaatatttttaattagaagtgtatatatatgtacattaTTGATTTAATCATTACCTGGTTTGATGATTAGCATTCTGTCGTATTTGTAGTCTCCAATGATCCCTGGAACCCAACCATACAAGTGATATATGCCTTCTCTAACATTTTCTATTGTGAAATATCCCATTGCATCAGTTCGTGTCCAAAACTGATAGCCCTGGAAAACAATATAGTTATCGAGCTATACTTCAGAAGGGAGAAAATGAAATAATCATTGctaatatgtatgtatatatgaatgacCTTCGTGTCTTCTTGCCAGGATCCAACATCTCCAGGCGTAGCCAATCCTACATATGCTGATTTTGCAGGATGGATCTTTTTATTTAGATACATGTCGCGGACTAGCAGTCGACCTGTGATGGAACCCCTTTGACGGGCACTGGGGAAATCTTTCGATGATGGGAAATCGTATGGCCATTTCTTGGTTTCTATCATCATCTGAGAAGATTGCATAGAGGTTTATCAGAAGGACCGTGAAATACTGtaacatatattttaattttttgcatCATCGTAAATCAATAATTTACCTGTTGTTTAGCATCTTTCCAAAGTGTGACAGGCTTATTTCCTGAGTCGGAGTTCAGGTATATAAAAATGGGGCCGAATACCTTTTTCCAGGGCTCTCCATTGTGGAGTTTAATTCTGAATTCCGGACTAGCATAATGTCCACTAAAAAATacctgtatatatatatatatatatatatatatatatatatatgtaaaatattATGAAGCTTGCACGTGATGTACTACGTACgtagtttattttctttaatgAGAAATAAATAGTACTTACAGCCAAGGCAGTTGGGCCACTATGAGAGGTGAGGTCTTGCTTGACAGGTCCACCGGATCGGAACTCATCACTCGGTGTTATAACCCAAAACCCGACGTGTGGCTGCGAGCTAATCCAACCGTGCACATGATTCTCCTGGTTCTCGCATGAGTACTGATACTTGTCGTCTACCTACGAATCAGATCGTTCTCCATTACATCACGAACGATATTGTCGCGAAACATCTGGTCCGAGCTACAAGTGGTCATAATCTTGTGTGTACAAATCGGATTAGGTTGAATTAAAACCTACTGCATGTACCTGCCCTTTGAGTATGGGATTTGTTGGATTTGTCAATATAACAGCTTCTTTATAATCAAGAGTTTTTCCCCTTTTCACGTCTTCTTCGGTTGGCATAATCTTTTGCATATTATCGGAGATAGCCATGTAATGGAACCTATAATCAAGCAATTTCATGGAAAACGAATTTAACAAATATAGCATGAAATCAGATTAATTAAAGTGACTCTAAATTGTTCCCTCTGAATAATCTTACAGGTCTTTGTCAGGCTTGAAAGCAATTCTCGCTTCATCGATGTGTAATCCCGGCCAGCCTTTCAAGTGTTCAAAGATTGCATATGTATAAAAACCCGAAACTCCTGTTAACATTATAAATCTGCAAAATAGTGAAGATTAGGGTTTACTAATCTTCTTCTTATGATAAATTTCGACTTGGGAAATTTACAATTTTCATCTCATAAGTTTGCACTTATAATTTTTTTCTCATATTCCTATAATTTGTTTAAGTTTTTATTAGTCCAATAAATTGATTCGTGTTTTCAATTTTCATTCTTTTAAATTTCCACCGGAATGTTGATGTGTCATCGTCAGATTTGAGAGATGGTTTACGACCCTCATCCAACCCTCTTAGTGGAGATTGATCATCTGTGTGCAAATTCTACTGAAAATCTTTCAATCGAATGTAATAATTAGTTTTTGCACATACTTTACTAGTCTAGAGGACACCCTTCGCACTTTCAAGATTCATGACATAGGATTTCTAGAATTAATAAATTACGTTGGAAAATAGTTATATAAACACCTTTTGTCGATATTTAGCGGAAGAACATTGTCCTTAACGGACGCAACATTCCATGTCTTTGTAAATGAAATCTCCACGTGATTTTTTGTTTCTGCAATCACCCTGAAATTTGTACAATCCAACCTGCAAGGTGCCGGAAAATTGATTGAGGAGGCATCGATCGAGACTAAattattggaaaaaaaaaattcttcaaaacctcaaaatatttttctactCTATATTCGTAgtttttttttacacaaaaaaataaacaccacaaaattttaatcagATATGATGTAAAATATAGATATTTACTTGAATAAAACACTCTTTTCGTTCTCCGACTTGCTCCACATGATGTCCCAATATCTGCATTAACAATATGATTAATTTGCATGTGTAAATTGAATTATTTGTGATATGAATTgtattatatttatttgaaaaatgACATGACATAatcactcaaaaaaaaaaaaaaaaaagaaaagaaaaagagaagagtggcgcatattgATCTTGCCCTCTATTCGTTTCAGGATTGCCATCTTCAAGTATGTTATCAATTCCATCATATCTTATGCTCGTCATATGACCAGTTGGTTTTGATAATTGGAGTTTGACAATTCCGTTGTCCATCTCCACCtgcataattaaatatatatttcgaatcgaattaaatttataaattaaaacaTACGTGTGtctaatttttatgtaattatttatttatttatttatttttcaaacaatgttaaagaaagaaaataatccataaaaggtatttattttttatctttaaaGAATTTGAACAATCAATTCTTCACTTAATCTTTACCAAGCGATCGGTTACACTCAGCTTGACTGGATATGAGCGTTGATTCCCCTCTGAAGTGGGCCTGTAGTTGCATTGATTAAGTAGTAAAGTCGAGAAAAAAATTAAcgagaaaaaaaaaagcatTTTTCCAGTAATaatcatgtattatataaaaaaataaaagagtaGTTCTCAATAacatatatgtctcacaaaatacgacccatgagactgtttcacacaagttttgacAAAAGTAAAATGTATGGATCGGGAAATTCCAAGGAaccatttatttttttttatatataatacgCCTTATCAAATGTAGAGAAATTAACAAAATCATTTTGTAGGCGTGGAACAACTTCAAAACATACCAAAATTGTTTAAATAAAAAactaatatatttattatacgGAAACCAAAATTTGACTATTTAAAGGATAAAAACCCAAATAAAAACTTGACGGGATGaattaatgaaattttaatAGATGTCACGTATCATCTTATTTCACACACCTTTTAACTCATGAGGCACATGAGCACTAATATGAGCACTGAAAAATGAATAACGAAAAATAGCTTATATTTTGTGGATTGGAAAAATATAGTAAATATCAgtttataattaaatataagGTTTAAAAATTTCCTATATTATCAAGCTCATCTACAACTAGGTTACttatttttttcagaaaaaaatAAAGATTAGGTTTCTCTATCTTGTACAAGGAAGAGAAAATTATAGTGTTAATCTTGTAACTTGATATGTTTTGGGTTTTCgtcatggcaaaaacttgtgttagacggtctcacgggtcgtatttgtgagacggatctcttatttgggtcacccatgaaaaaatattattttttattgtgaatatgagtagggttgacccgtctcacagattatgatccgtgagacggtctcacatgagacactcTTTAGTCATTTAACTTGTCAATGTTTGGTTTTCATCCAGTGACTtggaatttttttattgattctTTATTTGGCCAGAAACTACTAACTCCTTCGAATATTGTTTATTTTACATTGATGTTCTTCGTTATATATCTTGTGGTGAGAATAAACGCATTTTACATACATCAAAATAAGTTTAAACAAAAGCAAAGGAAAATGTAATAATATAGGTTTAGAGAATGTTTGGCAGAGCTTATAAGCTTAAAAAAACAGCTTATAAGCTGTTTTATAGCTTATAAACTCTCataatttttggtaaaaaaaGTTTCAAACAACTTATACGATGTTACATCTTATAAGTTGTTTTAAATAAGTTCATCGAAATACTTTCAtaacttatttttaaaataagatcTCGCAGCTTATAAGCTCCTAAAACAACTTATAAGATATATAAGAGCTTATAAGTTGTTTTAAATAAGTTTAGTCAAACACCTTTTTCTTCTAACTATATGAGTTGTGTAGGAATGTATCAGTtccaaataaataatatttgataaaTATAGTGGTTTCTGGTGAAGAATGACGAAAACCAAAAAAATTCTAAGTTAGTTTATGAAACCAAATATCGTCAAGTTACAagactaaaagaaaaaaatagacGAAGTTAGTGGactaaaatttcaattttccCCAAAGAAATTTATGTGATCCAATttccaaataaaaatgaaaaaaagaaaCTGAAATGGACTCATCCAATTGAAAATGGGGTATTTTTCCTTTTATGCAAATAATATCCCCCTTTCGCAACAGCTAGCCAGTTTTCTTTTTATCAATGGTTGTCAAATTTGCAACGCCATCTAAATTTAATGGGATATCTAGCTGGGTTACCCTAAATGAAAAGAAAGACCATGAGCATGGAGCCCTCCTAGTATAGGTTGATACAAAGCACGTTTCTAAGCACGCCGGAGATTCGATGTAATGCAATGCAATGCAATGAGAAAATTACCTCGCGTCTGGAGTACTCTTGGTGGAATAGTCGACGAGCAACAACGAATAAAATGCGATTCCAATCCACACGAAATTCGGGTGCCTTGTAGCCATATTGTATGAATCCATTAATAGTGAGCACTGAAAAAACATGCATTCAAATTAGATTTCTATGCACAACTGAGTTGCATCATGCAATGTGACGTTATATTAGTATAGAACATATAAAAGTTCGAAAAAATGGGAAAGTATGTATGTTTGCAAAATTGATCAAGAAAATTCTGAAATGAATAGAGAGAAAACGTACCTTTTGAGATGAATCAAACCATAGAAGCTTCAAGGATTATAGCTAggtgtagtgtgtgtgtgtgtgtgtgtataactGCTTATCCAATATGCAGAAACcaagaaaacaaaacaacaataaaaa
It encodes:
- the LOC140840579 gene encoding uncharacterized protein; the encoded protein is MWSKSENEKSVLFKLDCTNFRVIAETKNHVEISFTKTWNVASVKDNVLPLNIDKRFIMLTGVSGFYTYAIFEHLKGWPGLHIDEARIAFKPDKDLFHYMAISDNMQKIMPTEEDVKRGKTLDYKEAVILTNPTNPILKGQVDDKYQYSCENQENHVHGWISSQPHVGFWVITPSDEFRSGGPVKQDLTSHSGPTALAVFFSGHYASPEFRIKLHNGEPWKKVFGPIFIYLNSDSGNKPVTLWKDAKQQMMIETKKWPYDFPSSKDFPSARQRGSITGRLLVRDMYLNKKIHPAKSAYVGLATPGDVGSWQEDTKGYQFWTRTDAMGYFTIENVREGIYHLYGWVPGIIGDYKYDRMLIIKPGSKVKVGNIVYDPPRNGPTLWEIGIPDRSAAEFYVPHPNPRLVTHLFINNTEKFRQYGLWERYAVLNPTKDVVYRIGVSDYRKHWFFAHANRKTGKNMYKPTAWKIVFDLKNVIEKGTYTLRLALASASLAEIQVRINNPSAKRAEFTTKQIGRDNAIARHGIHGLYSLYSVKISGSRFVNGRNTIYLTQTRVQGPFNGVMYDYIRLEAPPPQ